The proteins below are encoded in one region of Ereboglobus luteus:
- a CDS encoding DUF2851 family protein — MKSPAVAEIQGLYGPFTFPETLLQKIWDRRDFDTLHAATAGGQRVRIGHPGQWNHGGGPDFKNARLRIGNTIITGDVEVHLREADWHAHRHANDPAHANVVLHVVLFPPQCVTTSGAGGREIPILALLPLLHHDLEQYAADDAVERLAAHPLSNAGKKLSSLTLSELSSAIAHHAQKRWHQKIHFAHRRVTRLGWDDACHHTALEILGYRNNRPAMIAIAGEHPLENWPQSVNAQNAISFAERIFDEQADNRAWAPRSSRPANHPRTRLRQYALWASARPAWPQLLRAFAAGFQKNEPPPASVAEWRRVNKAASLRKRIRMEICGDALGGSRFDTLVCDGFLPLLAAQNHAREETLREVWTNWFAGDMPARFSGYLRALGVTGASGTPNHNGAAQGLLGFLLETENAVA, encoded by the coding sequence ATGAAATCCCCCGCCGTCGCAGAAATTCAAGGGCTCTACGGCCCGTTCACTTTTCCCGAGACATTGCTCCAGAAAATCTGGGACCGGCGCGATTTCGACACGCTTCACGCCGCAACCGCCGGCGGACAGCGCGTGCGCATCGGGCATCCCGGCCAGTGGAATCACGGTGGCGGACCGGATTTTAAAAACGCGCGCCTGCGGATCGGAAACACAATCATCACCGGCGATGTCGAGGTGCATTTGCGCGAGGCCGACTGGCACGCGCACCGGCACGCGAACGACCCGGCCCACGCAAACGTGGTTTTGCACGTCGTGCTTTTCCCCCCGCAATGCGTCACGACCAGCGGGGCCGGCGGCCGCGAAATCCCGATCCTCGCGCTTCTCCCGCTCCTGCACCACGACCTTGAGCAATACGCGGCGGACGATGCTGTCGAGCGTCTCGCCGCGCATCCGCTTTCGAACGCCGGCAAAAAGCTTTCCTCGCTCACGCTCTCCGAGCTTTCCTCCGCGATCGCTCATCACGCCCAAAAGCGCTGGCATCAAAAAATTCATTTCGCGCACAGGCGCGTCACACGGCTCGGCTGGGACGACGCATGCCATCACACCGCGCTCGAAATCCTCGGATACCGGAACAACCGCCCCGCGATGATTGCGATTGCCGGGGAGCATCCGCTGGAAAACTGGCCGCAATCGGTGAACGCGCAAAACGCCATTTCGTTCGCGGAACGCATTTTCGACGAACAGGCTGACAACCGCGCATGGGCGCCGCGTTCATCCCGCCCGGCAAATCATCCGCGCACCCGCCTGCGCCAGTATGCCTTGTGGGCATCAGCGCGCCCCGCGTGGCCGCAATTGCTGCGAGCGTTTGCCGCGGGATTTCAAAAAAACGAACCGCCGCCGGCCAGCGTCGCGGAGTGGCGACGCGTGAACAAAGCCGCCTCGCTGCGCAAACGCATCCGCATGGAAATCTGCGGCGACGCGCTTGGGGGCTCGCGATTCGACACGCTTGTTTGCGACGGTTTTCTGCCGCTTCTCGCCGCGCAAAACCACGCGCGCGAGGAGACGCTTCGCGAGGTGTGGACGAACTGGTTTGCGGGCGACATGCCCGCGCGTTTTTCCGGGTATCTTCGCGCGCTTGGTGTGACGGGCGCGTCCGGCACGCCTAATCACAATGGCGCGGCCCAAGGGCTTCTCGGCTTTTTATTGGAAACGGAAAATGCCGTCGCGTGA
- a CDS encoding prohibitin family protein, which yields MQPAKVIGPIVLILVIIVAAAQATFVVEPGYRGVLVTLGTVSKQFEPEGFGVKKPFISTVIPVLTRQQTRELPSECYSSDLQQVQMKLRVLYRIPEQSVVKIYQEYAGDPFTSLIAPRVQEALKEVAALQSAEQIVRQREQIKNHALENARRKIGDILNIVDLVIEDTTLSRELEAAIESKMVQEQEAAKARFTQQKTEIEAATAIIRAKGEAEAIRIRGEALRDNPTLIELQIVEKWDGKSPLVIGGGSQSAANILLPINVSAGNRSK from the coding sequence ATGCAACCCGCAAAAGTCATCGGCCCAATCGTTCTCATCCTTGTAATCATCGTCGCGGCGGCGCAGGCCACGTTTGTTGTCGAGCCCGGCTATCGCGGTGTGCTTGTGACGCTGGGAACCGTCAGCAAACAATTTGAGCCGGAGGGGTTCGGCGTGAAAAAACCCTTCATCTCGACGGTGATTCCCGTGCTGACCCGCCAGCAGACGCGCGAGCTGCCGTCGGAGTGCTACTCGTCGGATTTGCAGCAAGTGCAGATGAAGTTGCGCGTGCTTTACCGCATTCCCGAACAATCGGTCGTGAAGATTTACCAGGAATACGCGGGCGACCCGTTCACGAGCCTGATCGCGCCGCGCGTGCAGGAGGCGCTCAAGGAAGTGGCGGCGTTGCAAAGCGCCGAGCAAATCGTGCGCCAGCGCGAGCAGATTAAAAACCATGCGCTCGAAAACGCCCGCAGGAAAATCGGAGACATTCTCAACATCGTCGACCTCGTGATCGAGGACACCACGCTGTCGCGCGAACTGGAGGCGGCGATTGAATCCAAGATGGTCCAGGAGCAGGAGGCGGCCAAGGCGCGCTTCACACAACAAAAGACCGAGATCGAGGCGGCGACGGCGATCATCCGCGCAAAGGGCGAGGCCGAGGCGATCCGCATTCGCGGCGAGGCGCTGCGCGACAACCCGACCCTGATCGAATTGCAGATCGTCGAGAAGTGGGACGGCAAGAGCCCGCTCGTCATCGGCGGCGGAAGCCAGAGCGCCGCAAACATATTGCTGCCGATCAACGTCTCCGCGGGCAATCGCTCAAAGTAA
- a CDS encoding YchJ family protein codes for MTTPAALPADITSESPCPCGSGQTFGACCQPVLQRKRPAATAEALMRSRFTAHVVRDYKHLHLSYAGTAKKPYDEIRAKENTYDLEWTRLVIHSHEPVVNGNPDSSTVEFTAYFLDEDKNEHPLQEKSAFTRTGGEWIYTRPIRTGPAPKVSATPKVGRNDPCPCGSGKKYKHCCL; via the coding sequence ATGACAACTCCCGCCGCGCTCCCCGCCGACATCACTTCCGAATCCCCCTGCCCTTGCGGCAGCGGGCAAACTTTTGGCGCATGCTGCCAGCCCGTGCTCCAGAGAAAACGGCCTGCCGCCACGGCCGAGGCGCTCATGCGCTCGCGCTTCACCGCGCACGTCGTCCGCGACTACAAGCACCTGCACCTCTCCTACGCCGGCACCGCGAAAAAACCCTACGACGAAATCCGCGCAAAGGAAAACACCTACGACTTGGAATGGACGCGCCTCGTGATTCACTCGCACGAACCCGTCGTCAACGGCAATCCCGACTCGTCCACGGTCGAGTTCACCGCCTACTTCCTCGACGAGGATAAAAACGAGCATCCGCTCCAGGAAAAATCCGCGTTCACGCGCACCGGCGGCGAGTGGATTTACACGCGTCCGATCCGCACCGGTCCCGCGCCCAAGGTTTCGGCAACGCCCAAGGTCGGGCGCAACGATCCCTGCCCCTGCGGCAGCGGGAAAAAATACAAGCACTGCTGTCTCTGA
- a CDS encoding pyrophosphate--fructose-6-phosphate 1-phosphotransferase, with product MSTTKPKKVAILTAGGLAPCLSSAIGGLIERYTEIAPDIEIIAYRGGYKGLLLGDSYKIGPAERAQAHVLHRHGGSPIGNSRVKLTNVKDCVKRGLVKEGQDPQKVAADQLIKDGVDVLHTIGGDDTNTAAADLAAFLAKNNYGLSVIGLPKTIDNDVYPIRQSLGAWTAAEQGARYFRNVVAEHGANPRMLIVHEVMGRNCGWLTAATARDYRKLLDREEFAPGLGLTRANLEVHGVYIPEMAVDLKTEAARLKALMDKQDNINIFISEGAGVESIVAEMESKGQEVPRDAFGHVKLDAVNPGKWFGEQFAKMIGAEKTLVQKSGYFARAAAANVDDLRLIKSCTDLAVECALRRESGVIGHDEDQGGVLRAIEFPRIKGGKPFNIDTPWFTETLAAIAQPKGARVDVKH from the coding sequence ATGAGCACAACAAAACCCAAGAAAGTCGCAATCCTCACAGCGGGCGGTCTCGCCCCGTGCCTCAGCTCCGCCATCGGCGGCCTGATTGAGCGCTACACCGAGATTGCGCCCGACATCGAAATCATCGCCTACCGCGGCGGCTACAAGGGCCTGCTGCTCGGCGACAGTTACAAGATCGGCCCCGCCGAGCGCGCCCAGGCGCACGTGCTGCACCGCCACGGCGGCAGCCCGATCGGCAACAGCCGCGTCAAGCTCACCAACGTCAAGGACTGCGTGAAGCGCGGCCTCGTCAAGGAAGGCCAGGACCCGCAAAAAGTCGCCGCCGACCAGCTCATCAAGGACGGCGTTGACGTGCTCCACACCATCGGTGGCGACGACACCAACACCGCCGCCGCCGACCTCGCCGCGTTTCTTGCCAAGAACAATTACGGCCTGTCCGTCATCGGCCTGCCCAAGACAATCGACAACGACGTGTATCCCATCCGCCAGTCGCTCGGCGCGTGGACGGCCGCCGAGCAGGGCGCGCGCTATTTCCGCAACGTCGTCGCCGAGCACGGCGCGAACCCGCGCATGCTGATCGTGCACGAAGTCATGGGCCGCAACTGCGGCTGGCTGACCGCCGCCACCGCTCGCGATTATCGCAAGCTGCTCGACCGCGAGGAATTCGCGCCCGGCCTCGGCCTCACCCGTGCCAACCTCGAAGTCCACGGCGTTTACATTCCCGAAATGGCCGTCGATCTCAAGACCGAGGCCGCCCGCCTGAAGGCCCTCATGGACAAGCAGGACAACATCAACATCTTCATCTCCGAGGGCGCCGGCGTGGAGTCCATCGTTGCCGAAATGGAGTCCAAGGGACAGGAAGTGCCGCGCGATGCGTTCGGCCACGTGAAGCTCGACGCAGTGAACCCCGGCAAGTGGTTCGGCGAGCAATTCGCAAAAATGATCGGTGCCGAAAAAACGCTCGTGCAAAAGAGCGGTTATTTCGCCCGCGCCGCCGCCGCCAACGTGGACGACCTGCGCCTCATCAAGAGCTGCACCGACCTCGCCGTCGAGTGCGCGCTCCGTCGCGAGAGCGGCGTGATCGGCCACGACGAGGACCAGGGCGGCGTGCTCCGCGCAATCGAGTTCCCGCGCATCAAGGGCGGCAAACCCTTCAACATCGACACCCCGTGGTTCACTGAAACGCTCGCCGCCATCGCCCAGCCCAAGGGCGCGCGCGTGGACGTGAAACACTAA